In a genomic window of Helianthus annuus cultivar XRQ/B chromosome 10, HanXRQr2.0-SUNRISE, whole genome shotgun sequence:
- the LOC110886148 gene encoding plasma membrane ATPase 4 — protein MGGDTALSLEGIKNETVDLEKVPIEEVFEQLKCNREGLSSDEGAQRLEIFGPNKLEEKKESKFLKFLGFMWNPLSWVMEAAAIMAIALANGGGKPPDWQDFVGIVCLLVINSTISFIEENNAGNAAAALMAGLAPKTKVLRDGRWSEQEASILVPGDIISIKLGDIVPADARLLEGDPLKIDQSALTGESLPVTKNPYDEVFSGSTCKQGELEAVVIATGVHTFFGKAAHLVDSTNQVGHFQKVLTAIGNFCICSIAVGMVVEIIVMYPIQHREYRKGIDNLLVLLIGGIPIAMPTVLSVTMAIGSHRLSQQGAITKRMTAIEEMAGMDVLCSDKTGTLTLNKLTVDKNLIEVFGKGLDKEQVLLYAARASRMENQDAIDAAIVGTLADPKEARAGIREVHFFPFNPVDKRTALTYIDNNGNWFRASKGAPEQILTLCGCKEDLKKKVHAMIDKFAERGLRSLGVARQEVPQKSKDSAGGPWEFVGLLSLFDPPRHDSAETIRRALNLGVNVKMITGDQLAIAKETGRRLGMGVNMYPSSSLLGGHKDESIAGLPVDELIEKADGFAGVFPEHKYEIVKKLQERKHICGMTGDGVNDAPALKKADIGIAVADATDAARSASDIVLTEPGLSVIISAVLTSRAIFQRMKNYTIYAVSITIRIVFGFMFIALIWKFDFSPFMVLIIAILNDGTIMTISKDRVKPSPLPDSWKLKEIFATGVALGGYLALMTVIFFYIMRDTDFFSDKFSVKSLRTSETEMMAALYLQVSIVSQALIFVTRSRSWSFVERPGFLLMGAFLAAQLVATLIAVYAEWEFARIKGIGWKWAGVIWLYSIVFYFPLDIMKFAIRYILSGKAWNSMIDQRTAFTTKKDYGREEREAQWAHAQRTLHGLQAPDTSTLFNEKSSYRELSEIAEQAKRRAEVARLREVLTLKGHVESVVKLKGLDIDTIQQHYTV, from the exons ATGGGTGGCGATACTGCTCTCAGTCTAGAAGGCATCAAGAATGAGACCGTCGATCTG GAAAAAGTACCAATTGAAGAGGTGTTCGAGCAGTTGAAATGTAACCGAGAAGGTCTGAGCTCCGATGAAGGAGCCCAAAGGCTCGAAATTTTCGGACCCAACAAACTAGAAGAGAAGAAG GAAAGCAAATTCCTCAAGTTTCTCGGGTTTATGTGGAACCCTCTATCATGGGTCATGGAGGCTGCCGCCATAATGGCCATTGCACTCGCTAACGGTGGTGGTAAGCCGCCAGATTGGCAAGATTTCGTCGGTATTGTTTGCCTGCTTGTTATCAACTCCACCATCAGTTTCATCGAAGAAAACAACGCTGGAAACGCTGCTGCTGCACTTATGGCCGGTCTCGCACCTAAAACCAAG GTTCTAAGGGACGGACGCTGGAGCGAACAAGAAGCTTCTATACTGGTTCCAGGAGATATCATAAGCATCAAACTCGGTGATATTGTTCCGGCTGATGCTCGTCTACTAGAAGGCGATCCATTAAAAATCGATCAATCCGCCCTTACCGGAGAATCTCTCCCGGTAACCAAAAACCCATACGACGAAGTATTCTCCGGTTCAACTTGCAAACAAGGCGAACTGGAAGCCGTTGTGATCGCCACAGGAGTCCACACCTTTTTCGGCAAGGCTGCGCATCTAGTCGACAGCACAAACCAAGTGGGACACTTCCAAAAGGTTCTCACCGCTATCGGAAACTTCTGCATTTGCTCCATTGCTGTAGGAATGGTGGTAGAGATCATTGTCATGTACCCGATCCAACACCGAGAGTACCGAAAAGGGATTGATAATCTGTTAGTGTTGCTTATTGGTGGTATTCCGATTGCTATGCCTACTGTTCTTTCGGTTACTATGGCTATTGGATCGCATAGGCTTTCACAACAAGGTGCTATTACTAAAAGAATGACTGCTATTGAAGAAATGGCGGGAATGGATGTGCTTTGTAGTGATAAAACTGGGACTTTGACGCTTAATAAGCTTACGGTTGATAAGAATTTGATTGAGGTGTTTGGTAAAGGTTTGGATAAGGAACAGGTTTTGCTGTATGCTGCTAGAGCTTCTAGGATGGAAAACCAAGATGCTATTGATGCTGCTATTGTTGGAACCCTTGCTGATCCCAAAGAg GCACGAGCTGGCATTAGAGAGGTCCATTTCTTCCCATTCAACCCGGTGGATAAGAGGACTGCTTTGACATACATTGATAATAATGGCAACTGGTTTAGAGCTAGCAAAGGTGCACCTGAACAG ATTTTGACCCTTTGCGGGTGCAAAGAAGACCTGAAGAAGAAAGTTCACGCAATGATTGATAAATTCGCTGAACGTGGGCTGCGATCTTTGGGTGTTGCGAGACAGGAAGTGCCGCAAAAATCGAAAGATAGCGCAGGCGGTCCGTGGGAGTTTGTTGGGTTGTTGTCTCTCTTTGATCCACCAAGGCATGACAGTGCCGAGACCATCCGAAGAGCTCTCAACCTTGGTGTTAATGTCAAGATGATTACTG GTGATCAACTTGCTATCGCTAAGGAAACCGGTAGAAGGCTTGGTATGGGAGTTAACATGTATCCTTCGTCGTCTTTACTTGGCGGACACAAGGACGAATCAATTGCCGGACTTCCAGTAGACGAGTTGATCGAGAAAGCTGATGGATTTGCTGGAGTTTTCCCTG AGCACAAGTATGAAATTGTGAAGAAATTACAAGAGAGGAAGCACATTTGTGGTATGACTGGAGATGGTGTGAACGACGCACCTGCTTTAAAGAAGGCTGATATTGGAATTGCGGTTGCTGATGCAACCGACGCTGCAAGAAGTGCTTCTGATATCGTGCTTACTGAGCCTGGGCTTAGTGTCATCATCAGTGCTGTGCTTACGAGTCGAGCTATTttccaaagaatgaagaattaCACC ATCTATGCGGTTTCAATCACCATTCGTATCGTGTTTGGATTTATGTTTATCGCGTTGATATGGAAGTTTGACTTCTCTCCCTTTATGGTGCTTATTATTGCAATTCTTAACGACG GTACTATCATGACAATCTCCAAGGATAGGGTGAAACCATCTCCGTTACCAGACAGCTGGAAGCTAAAAGAGATCTTTGCCACCGGAGTTGCTCTTGGAGGTTACTTAGCTTTAATGACAGTTATCTTCTTCTATATCATGAGGGATACCGACTTTTTCTCG GATAAATTTAGCGTGAAATCTCTTCGGACCAGTGAAACCGAGATGATGGCTGCTTTATATTTGCAAGTCAGTATTGTGAGTCAAGCTCTCATCTTCGTCACGCGTTCACGTAGCTGGTCGTTCGTTGAACGACCCGGCTTCTTACTGATGGGCGCTTTCCTTGCAGCACAACTG GTAGCAACTTTAATCGCGGTATACGCAGAGTGGGAATTCGCAAGAATCAAAGGAATCGGATGGAAATGGGCTGGCGTTATCTGGCTTTACAGCATCGTGTTTTATTTCCCGCTTGATATCATGAAGTTTGCTATCAGATACATCCTTAGTGGCAAGGCTTGGAACAGCATGATTGACCAAAGG ACTGCTTTCACAACAAAGAAGGATTATGGAAGAGAAGAAAGAGAGGCCCAATGGGCTCATGCTCAAAGGACTCTTCACGGGCTTCAAGCACCCGATACCTCAACCCTCTTCAACGAAAAGAGCAGCTACAGAGAATTGTCTGAAATCGCTGAACAGGCCAAACGACGTGCTGAAGTTGCAAG gctTCGAGAGGTGCTTACGCTCAAGGGTCATGTTGAGTCAGTGGTGAAACTGAAGGGGCTCGACATTGATACTATTCAACAGCATTATACAGTATGA